One Vigna unguiculata cultivar IT97K-499-35 chromosome 11, ASM411807v1, whole genome shotgun sequence DNA window includes the following coding sequences:
- the LOC114170042 gene encoding SH2 domain-containing protein A-like isoform X2: MDSDSVGSQEYSLLKDLRLQIEPKDGTFSLCFWLYFTTSSTFPSTIIQQVYSDISESAPFLVIDDNKRIHLLPVVLLHEEAPDTGNINSWAEVPHATVDFKFPLEKWVHVGCQVCPDYIQLQINGEIVGEKSLCSLLNEKSGSSDLKKLTLANVGGDGNSVQGYVHNFEIFPSISSVKDYHLKDPPLKLSIDESSVSEIEEESDGVWAVVGGKASCRRNFSMDVVLSDAFGQPVDKENEVFASLLYADTRVPVENTTDDEAPLLASYDGIEFSSHERPSKLLLGRASFKLKISQLSSKCDNRFFLIRFCVPKLGNYPFLETYSHPIRCISRSRNTRLSTLHSGHEAQANPLVKRFRIGQDKTPVSVKTDPTFEQPDEECNSHVQNATQVENEFPRSFDGRPANFNEAYDSPSDSESIGEGNSPLNSMASKRYPISDMTIFKYCLASLAEKSLILKEITTSAPDKEILELANHVSHYSGCSHHGNQILIAKRLISHGRNLWKEMSLNNHHIPWENGVYDIQKHFKMIACCGSRSLSPQDLNLLRKIAGSQEYLTQENFEKLWCWLYPVAITISREWINPIWKSTSPKWIEGFITKEEAEASLQGPTGFQEPGTFVLRFPTSRSWPHPDAGSLVVTYVGNDYKLHHRLLSLHQAYGSYNNGDKRVDVKPLQDMLLAEPELSQLGRIIRSH, encoded by the exons ATGGACAGTGATTCTGTGGGAAGCCAAGAGTACTCTCTACTCAAGGATTTAAGACTCCAAATTGAACCAAAGGACGGAACTTTCTCTCTCTGCTTTTGGCTTTATTTCACCACTTCCTCTACATTCCCCTCTACCATTATTCAGCAG GTTTACTCTGATATCTCTGAAAGTGCTCCTTTTCTTGTTATTGATGATAACAAGAGAATCCATTTGTTACCAGTTGTGCTCTTACACGAAGAAGCTCCTGATACCGGCAATATAAATTCCTGGGCAGAAGTTCCACATGCAACTGTTGATTTTAAGTTTCCTTTGGAAAAATGGGTTCATGTTGGATGTCAG GTTTGTCCAGATTATATCCAGCTTCAGATTAATGGAGAGATTGTAGGAGAAAAGTCGTTGTGTtctttattaaatgaaaaatctGGTTCAAGTGATTTGAAGAAACTGACGTTGGCAAATGTTGGTGGAGATGGAAATAGTGTACAGGGTTATGTGcacaattttgaaatatttcctAGTATTTCTTCTGTTAAGGATTACCATTTAAAG GACCCTCCTCTGAAGTTATCAATTGATGAATCCTCAGTCTCTGAGATTGAAGAAGAAAGTGATGGTGTTTGGGCTGTTGTTGGTGGCAAG GCATCTTGTCGTAGGAACTTCTCTATGGATGTTGTTCTATCAGATGCTTTCGGACAGCCTGTAGATAAGGAGAACGAG GTTTTTGCTTCACTTTTGTATGCCGATACTAGAGTTCCAGTGGAGAATACAACTGATGATGAAGCACCCCTTTTAGCTAGTTATGATGGAATTGAATTTTCTTCTCATGAAAGACCAAGTAAACTTTTGCTGGGTCGTGCCTCGTTTAAGCTCAAAATATCTCAG CTTTCATCCAAGTGTGATAATAGGTTCTTCCTCATCAGATTTTGTGTTCCGAAATTAGGGAATTATCCTTTTCTTGAGACATACTCCCATCCAATTCGATGCATATCCAGAAGCCGTAACACAAGATTGTCCACTCTG CATTCAGGTCATGAAGCACAAGCCAATCCACTAGTGAAGCGGTTTAGAATTGGTCAAGACAAAACACCTGTGTCAGTGAAGACTGACCCCACCTTTGAGCAACCTGATGAAGAATGTAACTCTCATGTCCAGAATGCTACCCAG GTTGAAAATGAATTTCCAAGAAGCTTCGATGGAAGGCCGGCTAACTTCAATGAAGCATATGATTCTCCATCTGATTCAGAGAGTATCGGGGAGGGAAATTCACCTTTAAATAGTATGGCAAGTAAAAGATATCCAATATCTGATATGACCATTTTCAAATACTGCCTTGCGAGCTTGGCTGAGAAATCTCTCATACTTAAGGAAATTACAACCTCTGCTCCTGACAAAGAAATTTTAGAATTGGCGAATCATGTGTCACACTATTCAGGATGTTCGCATCATGG AAACCAAATATTAATTGCCAAGAGATTGATAAGCCATGGAAGAAATCTCTGGAAGGAGATGTCTCTAAACAATCACCACATTCCTTGGGAGAATGGAGTGTATGATATTCAAAAGCATTTCAAGATGATTGCTTGTTGCGGTTCAAGGTCTCTGTCACCTCAG GATCTAAATCTTCTGAGAAAGATCGCTGGATCTCAAGAGTACCTAACACAAGAGAACTTCGAGAAGTTATGGTGTTGGTTGTACCCTGTGGCAATTACAATATCAAGGGAGTGGATAAATCCTATCTGGAAATCCACATCACCTAAATGGATCGAAGGGTTTATAACCAAGGAGGAAGCTGAAGCTTCACTACAAGGTCCCACAGGATTTCAAGAACCTGGTACCTTTGTACTCCGGTTTCCTACCTCACGAAGCTGGCCACACCCAGATGCTGGTAGCTTAGTTGTAACCTATGTTGGCAATGACTACAAACTGCACCACAGGCTACTTTCTTTGCACCAGGCTTATGg ATCTTATAACAATGGCGATAAAAGAGTTGACGTGAAACCGCTTCAAGATATGCTATTGGCAGAACCTGAGCTGTCTCAATTGGGAAG GATAATAAGAAGTCATTAG
- the LOC114170042 gene encoding SH2 domain-containing protein B-like isoform X3 produces the protein MVKPSNPPFDAMPSLKCKVYSDISESAPFLVIDDNKRIHLLPVVLLHEEAPDTGNINSWAEVPHATVDFKFPLEKWVHVGCQVCPDYIQLQINGEIVGEKSLCSLLNEKSGSSDLKKLTLANVGGDGNSVQGYVHNFEIFPSISSVKDYHLKDPPLKLSIDESSVSEIEEESDGVWAVVGGKASCRRNFSMDVVLSDAFGQPVDKENEVFASLLYADTRVPVENTTDDEAPLLASYDGIEFSSHERPSKLLLGRASFKLKISQLSSKCDNRFFLIRFCVPKLGNYPFLETYSHPIRCISRSRNTRLSTLVWKRSTVLNFSSVSQSSALDDGSLELQHSGHEAQANPLVKRFRIGQDKTPVSVKTDPTFEQPDEECNSHVQNATQVENEFPRSFDGRPANFNEAYDSPSDSESIGEGNSPLNSMASKRYPISDMTIFKYCLASLAEKSLILKEITTSAPDKEILELANHVSHYSGCSHHGNQILIAKRLISHGRNLWKEMSLNNHHIPWENGVYDIQKHFKMIACCGSRSLSPQDLNLLRKIAGSQEYLTQENFEKLWCWLYPVAITISREWINPIWKSTSPKWIEGFITKEEAEASLQGPTGFQEPGTFVLRFPTSRSWPHPDAGSLVVTYVGNDYKLHHRLLSLHQAYGSYNNGDKRVDVKPLQDMLLAEPELSQLGRIIRSH, from the exons ATGGTGAAACCCTCCAATCCTCCATTTGACGCTATGCCATCTCTCAAGTGCAAG GTTTACTCTGATATCTCTGAAAGTGCTCCTTTTCTTGTTATTGATGATAACAAGAGAATCCATTTGTTACCAGTTGTGCTCTTACACGAAGAAGCTCCTGATACCGGCAATATAAATTCCTGGGCAGAAGTTCCACATGCAACTGTTGATTTTAAGTTTCCTTTGGAAAAATGGGTTCATGTTGGATGTCAG GTTTGTCCAGATTATATCCAGCTTCAGATTAATGGAGAGATTGTAGGAGAAAAGTCGTTGTGTtctttattaaatgaaaaatctGGTTCAAGTGATTTGAAGAAACTGACGTTGGCAAATGTTGGTGGAGATGGAAATAGTGTACAGGGTTATGTGcacaattttgaaatatttcctAGTATTTCTTCTGTTAAGGATTACCATTTAAAG GACCCTCCTCTGAAGTTATCAATTGATGAATCCTCAGTCTCTGAGATTGAAGAAGAAAGTGATGGTGTTTGGGCTGTTGTTGGTGGCAAG GCATCTTGTCGTAGGAACTTCTCTATGGATGTTGTTCTATCAGATGCTTTCGGACAGCCTGTAGATAAGGAGAACGAG GTTTTTGCTTCACTTTTGTATGCCGATACTAGAGTTCCAGTGGAGAATACAACTGATGATGAAGCACCCCTTTTAGCTAGTTATGATGGAATTGAATTTTCTTCTCATGAAAGACCAAGTAAACTTTTGCTGGGTCGTGCCTCGTTTAAGCTCAAAATATCTCAG CTTTCATCCAAGTGTGATAATAGGTTCTTCCTCATCAGATTTTGTGTTCCGAAATTAGGGAATTATCCTTTTCTTGAGACATACTCCCATCCAATTCGATGCATATCCAGAAGCCGTAACACAAGATTGTCCACTCTGGTATGGAAAAGGTCAACTGTTCTTAATTTCTCTAGTGTATCTCAATCTTCAGCTTTGGATGATGGGTCCTTGGAACTTCAGCATTCAGGTCATGAAGCACAAGCCAATCCACTAGTGAAGCGGTTTAGAATTGGTCAAGACAAAACACCTGTGTCAGTGAAGACTGACCCCACCTTTGAGCAACCTGATGAAGAATGTAACTCTCATGTCCAGAATGCTACCCAG GTTGAAAATGAATTTCCAAGAAGCTTCGATGGAAGGCCGGCTAACTTCAATGAAGCATATGATTCTCCATCTGATTCAGAGAGTATCGGGGAGGGAAATTCACCTTTAAATAGTATGGCAAGTAAAAGATATCCAATATCTGATATGACCATTTTCAAATACTGCCTTGCGAGCTTGGCTGAGAAATCTCTCATACTTAAGGAAATTACAACCTCTGCTCCTGACAAAGAAATTTTAGAATTGGCGAATCATGTGTCACACTATTCAGGATGTTCGCATCATGG AAACCAAATATTAATTGCCAAGAGATTGATAAGCCATGGAAGAAATCTCTGGAAGGAGATGTCTCTAAACAATCACCACATTCCTTGGGAGAATGGAGTGTATGATATTCAAAAGCATTTCAAGATGATTGCTTGTTGCGGTTCAAGGTCTCTGTCACCTCAG GATCTAAATCTTCTGAGAAAGATCGCTGGATCTCAAGAGTACCTAACACAAGAGAACTTCGAGAAGTTATGGTGTTGGTTGTACCCTGTGGCAATTACAATATCAAGGGAGTGGATAAATCCTATCTGGAAATCCACATCACCTAAATGGATCGAAGGGTTTATAACCAAGGAGGAAGCTGAAGCTTCACTACAAGGTCCCACAGGATTTCAAGAACCTGGTACCTTTGTACTCCGGTTTCCTACCTCACGAAGCTGGCCACACCCAGATGCTGGTAGCTTAGTTGTAACCTATGTTGGCAATGACTACAAACTGCACCACAGGCTACTTTCTTTGCACCAGGCTTATGg ATCTTATAACAATGGCGATAAAAGAGTTGACGTGAAACCGCTTCAAGATATGCTATTGGCAGAACCTGAGCTGTCTCAATTGGGAAG GATAATAAGAAGTCATTAG
- the LOC114170042 gene encoding SH2 domain-containing protein B-like isoform X1 yields MDSDSVGSQEYSLLKDLRLQIEPKDGTFSLCFWLYFTTSSTFPSTIIQQVYSDISESAPFLVIDDNKRIHLLPVVLLHEEAPDTGNINSWAEVPHATVDFKFPLEKWVHVGCQVCPDYIQLQINGEIVGEKSLCSLLNEKSGSSDLKKLTLANVGGDGNSVQGYVHNFEIFPSISSVKDYHLKDPPLKLSIDESSVSEIEEESDGVWAVVGGKASCRRNFSMDVVLSDAFGQPVDKENEVFASLLYADTRVPVENTTDDEAPLLASYDGIEFSSHERPSKLLLGRASFKLKISQLSSKCDNRFFLIRFCVPKLGNYPFLETYSHPIRCISRSRNTRLSTLVWKRSTVLNFSSVSQSSALDDGSLELQHSGHEAQANPLVKRFRIGQDKTPVSVKTDPTFEQPDEECNSHVQNATQVENEFPRSFDGRPANFNEAYDSPSDSESIGEGNSPLNSMASKRYPISDMTIFKYCLASLAEKSLILKEITTSAPDKEILELANHVSHYSGCSHHGNQILIAKRLISHGRNLWKEMSLNNHHIPWENGVYDIQKHFKMIACCGSRSLSPQDLNLLRKIAGSQEYLTQENFEKLWCWLYPVAITISREWINPIWKSTSPKWIEGFITKEEAEASLQGPTGFQEPGTFVLRFPTSRSWPHPDAGSLVVTYVGNDYKLHHRLLSLHQAYGSYNNGDKRVDVKPLQDMLLAEPELSQLGRIIRSH; encoded by the exons ATGGACAGTGATTCTGTGGGAAGCCAAGAGTACTCTCTACTCAAGGATTTAAGACTCCAAATTGAACCAAAGGACGGAACTTTCTCTCTCTGCTTTTGGCTTTATTTCACCACTTCCTCTACATTCCCCTCTACCATTATTCAGCAG GTTTACTCTGATATCTCTGAAAGTGCTCCTTTTCTTGTTATTGATGATAACAAGAGAATCCATTTGTTACCAGTTGTGCTCTTACACGAAGAAGCTCCTGATACCGGCAATATAAATTCCTGGGCAGAAGTTCCACATGCAACTGTTGATTTTAAGTTTCCTTTGGAAAAATGGGTTCATGTTGGATGTCAG GTTTGTCCAGATTATATCCAGCTTCAGATTAATGGAGAGATTGTAGGAGAAAAGTCGTTGTGTtctttattaaatgaaaaatctGGTTCAAGTGATTTGAAGAAACTGACGTTGGCAAATGTTGGTGGAGATGGAAATAGTGTACAGGGTTATGTGcacaattttgaaatatttcctAGTATTTCTTCTGTTAAGGATTACCATTTAAAG GACCCTCCTCTGAAGTTATCAATTGATGAATCCTCAGTCTCTGAGATTGAAGAAGAAAGTGATGGTGTTTGGGCTGTTGTTGGTGGCAAG GCATCTTGTCGTAGGAACTTCTCTATGGATGTTGTTCTATCAGATGCTTTCGGACAGCCTGTAGATAAGGAGAACGAG GTTTTTGCTTCACTTTTGTATGCCGATACTAGAGTTCCAGTGGAGAATACAACTGATGATGAAGCACCCCTTTTAGCTAGTTATGATGGAATTGAATTTTCTTCTCATGAAAGACCAAGTAAACTTTTGCTGGGTCGTGCCTCGTTTAAGCTCAAAATATCTCAG CTTTCATCCAAGTGTGATAATAGGTTCTTCCTCATCAGATTTTGTGTTCCGAAATTAGGGAATTATCCTTTTCTTGAGACATACTCCCATCCAATTCGATGCATATCCAGAAGCCGTAACACAAGATTGTCCACTCTGGTATGGAAAAGGTCAACTGTTCTTAATTTCTCTAGTGTATCTCAATCTTCAGCTTTGGATGATGGGTCCTTGGAACTTCAGCATTCAGGTCATGAAGCACAAGCCAATCCACTAGTGAAGCGGTTTAGAATTGGTCAAGACAAAACACCTGTGTCAGTGAAGACTGACCCCACCTTTGAGCAACCTGATGAAGAATGTAACTCTCATGTCCAGAATGCTACCCAG GTTGAAAATGAATTTCCAAGAAGCTTCGATGGAAGGCCGGCTAACTTCAATGAAGCATATGATTCTCCATCTGATTCAGAGAGTATCGGGGAGGGAAATTCACCTTTAAATAGTATGGCAAGTAAAAGATATCCAATATCTGATATGACCATTTTCAAATACTGCCTTGCGAGCTTGGCTGAGAAATCTCTCATACTTAAGGAAATTACAACCTCTGCTCCTGACAAAGAAATTTTAGAATTGGCGAATCATGTGTCACACTATTCAGGATGTTCGCATCATGG AAACCAAATATTAATTGCCAAGAGATTGATAAGCCATGGAAGAAATCTCTGGAAGGAGATGTCTCTAAACAATCACCACATTCCTTGGGAGAATGGAGTGTATGATATTCAAAAGCATTTCAAGATGATTGCTTGTTGCGGTTCAAGGTCTCTGTCACCTCAG GATCTAAATCTTCTGAGAAAGATCGCTGGATCTCAAGAGTACCTAACACAAGAGAACTTCGAGAAGTTATGGTGTTGGTTGTACCCTGTGGCAATTACAATATCAAGGGAGTGGATAAATCCTATCTGGAAATCCACATCACCTAAATGGATCGAAGGGTTTATAACCAAGGAGGAAGCTGAAGCTTCACTACAAGGTCCCACAGGATTTCAAGAACCTGGTACCTTTGTACTCCGGTTTCCTACCTCACGAAGCTGGCCACACCCAGATGCTGGTAGCTTAGTTGTAACCTATGTTGGCAATGACTACAAACTGCACCACAGGCTACTTTCTTTGCACCAGGCTTATGg ATCTTATAACAATGGCGATAAAAGAGTTGACGTGAAACCGCTTCAAGATATGCTATTGGCAGAACCTGAGCTGTCTCAATTGGGAAG GATAATAAGAAGTCATTAG